In the genome of Photobacterium sp. TY1-4, one region contains:
- the guaA gene encoding glutamine-hydrolyzing GMP synthase, whose amino-acid sequence MTTTTNIHDQRILILDFGSQYTQLIARRIREIGVYCELWSWDVAESDIRDFNPNGIILSGGPESVTEAGSPRAPQYVFEAGVPVLGVCYGMQTMAEQLGGKVAGSTEREFGYAQVKVVEPTDFFHNIEDAMSEDGKGLLDVWMSHGDKVVEIPEGFVKVAETDTCPYAAMANEAKHFYGVQFHPEVTHTRQGMRIIESFVLGICGCEKLWTSENIIEDAVARIKEQVGDDEVILGLSGGVDSSVVAMLVHRAIGDRLTCVFVDNGLLRLNEGEQVMEMFGDHFGLNIVHVKAEDRFLSALEGVDEPEAKRKIIGRVFVEVFDEEAGKLQNAKWLAQGTIYPDVIESAASKTGKAHVIKSHHNVGGLPEEMEMGLVEPLKELFKDEVRKIGLELGLPYNMLYRHPFPGPGLGVRVLGEVKKEYCDLLRRADAIFIEELHKADLYNKVSQAFTVFLPVRSVGVMGDGRKYDWVVSLRAVETIDFMTAHWAHLPYDFLGKVSNRIINEVDGISRVVYDVSGKPPATIEWE is encoded by the coding sequence ATGACCACAACCACAAATATTCATGACCAACGTATCCTGATCCTGGATTTCGGTTCTCAGTACACGCAACTTATTGCCCGTCGCATTCGTGAAATCGGTGTTTACTGTGAGCTGTGGAGCTGGGATGTTGCTGAGTCGGATATCCGCGATTTTAATCCGAACGGCATTATTCTTTCTGGTGGTCCGGAGAGCGTCACGGAAGCGGGCTCCCCACGCGCGCCGCAATATGTTTTTGAAGCCGGTGTACCGGTGCTGGGTGTATGTTACGGCATGCAGACCATGGCCGAGCAGCTGGGTGGCAAGGTGGCCGGTTCAACCGAGCGTGAGTTTGGCTACGCACAGGTGAAAGTGGTTGAGCCGACTGACTTCTTCCACAACATCGAAGATGCGATGTCTGAAGACGGCAAAGGTCTGCTGGATGTCTGGATGAGCCACGGTGACAAAGTGGTTGAGATCCCGGAAGGCTTTGTGAAAGTGGCAGAAACAGACACCTGCCCGTACGCGGCGATGGCCAATGAAGCCAAGCACTTTTACGGCGTGCAATTCCACCCGGAAGTGACTCATACCCGTCAGGGCATGCGGATCATCGAAAGCTTCGTACTGGGGATCTGTGGCTGTGAGAAGCTGTGGACGTCTGAAAACATCATTGAAGACGCTGTGGCCCGCATTAAGGAGCAGGTTGGTGACGATGAAGTGATCCTCGGCCTGTCCGGCGGCGTGGATTCTTCTGTGGTTGCCATGCTGGTTCACCGCGCGATCGGTGACAGACTAACCTGTGTGTTTGTTGACAATGGTCTGCTGCGTCTGAACGAAGGCGAGCAGGTGATGGAAATGTTCGGTGATCACTTCGGTCTGAACATCGTGCACGTGAAAGCGGAAGATCGTTTCCTATCTGCGCTGGAAGGTGTGGATGAGCCGGAAGCCAAGCGGAAGATCATCGGCCGTGTGTTTGTTGAAGTCTTCGATGAAGAAGCCGGCAAACTGCAAAATGCCAAATGGCTGGCGCAGGGCACCATCTATCCGGATGTGATCGAGTCTGCTGCGTCGAAAACCGGTAAAGCACACGTGATCAAGTCACACCACAACGTGGGCGGCCTGCCGGAAGAGATGGAAATGGGTCTGGTCGAGCCGCTGAAAGAGCTGTTTAAAGACGAGGTCCGTAAGATTGGCCTGGAGCTGGGCCTGCCGTACAACATGCTGTACCGCCACCCGTTCCCGGGACCAGGTCTGGGGGTTCGCGTACTGGGCGAAGTGAAGAAAGAGTACTGTGATTTGCTGCGCCGCGCCGATGCGATCTTTATTGAAGAGCTGCACAAAGCTGACCTGTATAACAAGGTTTCTCAAGCCTTCACCGTCTTCCTGCCGGTTCGCTCGGTTGGCGTGATGGGCGATGGCCGCAAATACGACTGGGTTGTTTCCTTGCGTGCGGTTGAAACCATCGACTTCATGACCGCGCACTGGGCACACCTGCCGTACGACTTCCTGGGTAAGGTTTCAAACCGTATCATCAACGAAGTCGATGGCATTTCCCGCGTCGTATACGATGTGTCCGGCAAGCCGCCGGCCACGATTGAGTGGGAATAA
- the guaB gene encoding IMP dehydrogenase, with protein MLRIKQEALTFDDVLLVPAHSTVLPNTADLRTRLTKDITLNIPMVSASMDTVTEGRLAIALAQEGGIGFIHKNMSIEQQAREVRMVKKFEAGVVSEPVTVKPDNTIEDVKRLTEENGFAGYPVVTDSNELVGIITGRDVRFVTDLSLKVEDVMTPKGKLAAAKEGASREEVEQIMQQHRVEKVLLVNDNFQLRGMITAKDFQKAERKPNACKDDRGRLRVGAAVGAGAGNEERVKALVEAGVDVLLIDSSHGHSEGVLQRIRETREAYPELPIVGGNVATAEGARALIEAGVSAVKVGIGPGSICTTRIVTGVGVPQITAIADAAAVANEFGIPVIADGGIRFSGDMCKAIAAGASCVMVGSMFAGTEEAPGEVELYQGRAYKSYRGMGSLGAMSKGSSDRYFQTDNAADKLVPEGIEGRVAYKGHLKEIVHQQLGGLRSSMGLTGSATIEALRTKAEFVRISGAGMKESHVHDVTITKEAPNYRLGG; from the coding sequence ATGTTACGAATCAAACAAGAAGCTTTGACTTTCGATGATGTCCTGCTGGTCCCAGCTCATTCAACCGTCCTGCCGAACACTGCCGATCTGCGCACCCGTCTGACGAAAGACATTACGCTGAACATCCCGATGGTGTCGGCGTCAATGGATACCGTGACTGAAGGCCGCCTGGCGATTGCCCTGGCTCAGGAAGGGGGGATTGGCTTCATTCACAAGAACATGTCGATTGAGCAGCAGGCTCGCGAAGTTCGCATGGTGAAAAAATTCGAAGCCGGTGTGGTCTCTGAGCCGGTCACGGTCAAGCCGGACAACACCATTGAAGATGTGAAGCGTCTGACTGAAGAGAACGGTTTTGCCGGTTACCCGGTGGTCACGGACAGCAACGAGCTGGTGGGGATTATTACCGGCCGTGACGTCCGTTTCGTGACTGACCTTTCCTTGAAAGTAGAAGACGTGATGACGCCGAAAGGCAAGCTGGCTGCGGCCAAAGAAGGCGCCTCTCGTGAAGAAGTTGAGCAAATCATGCAACAGCACCGCGTTGAAAAAGTGCTGCTGGTGAATGACAACTTCCAGCTGCGTGGCATGATCACTGCTAAAGATTTCCAGAAAGCCGAGCGTAAGCCGAATGCCTGTAAAGATGACCGCGGTCGCCTGCGTGTTGGTGCTGCCGTTGGTGCTGGTGCCGGTAACGAAGAGCGTGTGAAAGCCCTGGTTGAAGCAGGTGTAGACGTGCTGCTGATTGATTCCTCACACGGCCACTCTGAAGGGGTACTGCAGCGTATCCGTGAAACCCGCGAAGCCTATCCTGAGCTGCCAATCGTCGGCGGTAACGTGGCCACGGCTGAAGGGGCCCGTGCCCTGATTGAAGCTGGTGTCAGCGCAGTGAAAGTCGGGATTGGCCCGGGCTCTATCTGTACCACCCGTATCGTCACCGGTGTGGGTGTTCCTCAAATCACAGCCATTGCCGATGCGGCTGCGGTTGCCAATGAATTCGGGATCCCGGTTATTGCTGACGGCGGTATTCGCTTCTCGGGCGATATGTGTAAAGCCATTGCGGCCGGTGCCTCATGTGTGATGGTTGGCTCCATGTTCGCCGGGACCGAAGAAGCGCCGGGCGAAGTTGAACTGTACCAGGGCCGTGCATATAAATCATACCGCGGCATGGGCTCACTGGGCGCGATGTCGAAAGGCTCGTCCGACCGTTACTTCCAGACCGACAATGCAGCAGACAAGCTGGTGCCGGAAGGGATTGAAGGCCGCGTCGCTTACAAAGGCCATCTGAAAGAGATTGTTCACCAGCAACTGGGCGGCCTGCGCTCGAGCATGGGTCTGACCGGATCTGCGACCATCGAAGCTCTGCGCACCAAAGCGGAATTTGTCCGCATCTCCGGTGCCGGGATGAAAGAGTCCCATGTTCATGATGTGACCATCACCAAAGAAGCGCCGAATTACCGTCTGGGTGGCTAA
- a CDS encoding ABC transporter ATP-binding protein, translating to MVSAAPLLQVSHLSVSFTMEDETVAAVKDISFQLEKGQTLALVGESGSGKSVSSSSIMGLLPANATIAPGSSVRFQQQELLTLSEKQLRRVRGDRIAMIFQEPMTSLNPYMSVGEQVAEAIMCHRKVNRKRAMAETIALFEKVQLPDPAKRLGHYPHEFSGGQLQRIMIAMALANKPDILIADEPTTALDVTVQAEVLKLLKDIQAEMGMAILFITHDLGVVKHFADDVVVMCKGEVVETGSVQQIFEQPRHSYTKMLLDAEPKAHGPANAAPAEAVLTAEDVRVRYVLKTNWLGQETEYLDAVKGISLTVRPGQTVGIVGESGSGKSTLGRALMQLLPSSGRIAFEGKNIQAMSKQERYALKQNMQMVFQDPYGSLSPRMTIGEIITEPLTVFTSLTRSERMQRARQALEEVRLDPHCINRYPHEFSGGQRQRIAIARALIMEPKFILLDEPTSALDRSVQLTVLELLKDIQQRHNIGYLFISHDLSVIRAISDEVIVMQRGEVVERGTAQQVFDAPQQPYTQRLIDACMLIDEAA from the coding sequence ATGGTTTCAGCGGCGCCGCTATTGCAGGTCAGTCATTTGTCTGTGTCATTTACCATGGAAGATGAAACCGTTGCTGCGGTGAAAGATATTTCATTTCAGCTTGAGAAGGGCCAGACGTTGGCTTTGGTCGGGGAGTCCGGCTCCGGTAAGTCCGTTTCTTCCAGCAGCATCATGGGCCTGTTGCCGGCCAATGCGACGATTGCACCCGGGAGTTCGGTTCGTTTTCAGCAACAAGAATTGCTCACGCTGAGCGAAAAGCAGTTGCGACGGGTACGGGGTGATCGGATCGCGATGATTTTCCAGGAGCCGATGACTTCGCTCAATCCGTACATGTCCGTCGGCGAGCAGGTTGCGGAAGCTATTATGTGCCACCGTAAAGTCAACCGGAAGCGCGCAATGGCTGAAACAATTGCGCTGTTTGAGAAAGTGCAGCTTCCGGATCCGGCTAAGCGACTCGGTCATTACCCACATGAGTTCTCCGGCGGCCAGTTGCAGCGGATCATGATTGCCATGGCGCTCGCCAACAAGCCGGACATTCTGATTGCCGATGAACCGACCACGGCGCTGGATGTGACCGTCCAGGCTGAAGTGCTCAAGCTGCTGAAAGACATTCAGGCAGAAATGGGGATGGCGATTTTGTTTATCACCCATGATCTGGGCGTGGTGAAGCACTTTGCTGACGATGTCGTCGTGATGTGCAAAGGCGAAGTGGTTGAAACCGGCAGCGTCCAGCAGATTTTTGAACAGCCCCGCCACAGCTATACCAAGATGCTGCTTGATGCCGAGCCGAAAGCCCATGGTCCGGCCAATGCAGCCCCGGCCGAAGCTGTGCTGACGGCCGAAGATGTCCGGGTGCGTTATGTGCTGAAAACCAACTGGCTCGGGCAGGAAACAGAGTACCTTGATGCGGTGAAAGGGATCAGCCTGACGGTACGCCCCGGCCAGACAGTCGGCATCGTTGGCGAATCCGGCTCCGGCAAGTCGACGCTGGGAAGGGCGCTGATGCAGCTGTTGCCCTCGAGCGGCCGGATTGCGTTTGAAGGCAAAAACATTCAGGCGATGAGCAAGCAGGAGCGCTATGCCCTGAAGCAGAACATGCAGATGGTCTTTCAGGATCCGTACGGCTCGCTGTCGCCGCGGATGACCATCGGAGAAATTATCACCGAGCCGCTGACGGTCTTTACCAGCCTAACCAGGTCGGAGCGGATGCAGCGTGCCCGTCAGGCGCTGGAAGAAGTGCGGTTGGATCCCCACTGCATCAACCGTTATCCGCATGAATTTTCCGGCGGCCAGCGCCAGCGGATTGCGATTGCCCGGGCGCTGATTATGGAGCCGAAGTTTATTCTGCTCGACGAGCCGACCTCAGCGCTGGATCGCTCAGTACAGCTCACGGTGCTCGAGCTGCTGAAAGATATCCAGCAGCGTCATAACATCGGGTATTTATTTATCAGCCATGATTTGTCGGTGATCCGGGCGATCTCCGATGAAGTGATTGTGATGCAGCGCGGCGAGGTGGTTGAGCGGGGCACGGCGCAGCAAGTGTTCGATGCACCGCAACAGCCGTATACTCAGCGCCTGATTGATGCCTGTATGCTGATTGATGAAGCCGCCTGA
- a CDS encoding AbgT family transporter — MSHQAVNHTSEAPSGAMNKFLNFIERAGNKIPDPALLFFWALLLVWALSALLSQFEFGLIHPVTGQAIEINNLLTGQSLAEFLAGMVKTFTGFAPLGIVLVAMLGVGVAEASGFINTGLKKMLNFTPAKLLTPMLILVAIVSHTAADAGYVLVIPLGGIIFHAAGRHPLAGIAAAFAGVSGGFSANFIPSGIDPLLAGFTQSAAQILDPAYIVNPLANLMFTGLSSIVVVSIGWYVTEKIIEPRLSNTAIDDDAEEAPDLGSFTAIESKAFNRAGWAMVLGIVALIAAVLPESSPLRSPEGEITAFSAPLMQSIVPLIFILFVIPGVVYGRVSGTFKSSDDIIKAMSTTMGTMGGYIVMAFFCAQFLAAFSQSNLGTLLALSGADLLKAMNLPGQVTIVGMILLTAFVNLLVGSASAKWALIGPILVPMLMAVGISPELTQAAYRVGDSVSNIISPLMVFFPLVVVYMQRYVKRAGIGTLASLMMPYSIAMLIGWTLFLLAYWALGIPLGIQAPYTYQL; from the coding sequence ATGAGTCATCAAGCTGTCAATCACACGTCTGAAGCGCCGTCAGGGGCGATGAATAAATTCCTGAACTTCATTGAACGGGCAGGGAACAAAATCCCGGATCCGGCGCTGCTGTTTTTCTGGGCGCTGCTGCTCGTCTGGGCTTTGTCCGCCCTCCTTTCTCAGTTCGAATTCGGACTGATCCATCCTGTTACCGGACAAGCCATTGAAATTAATAACCTGCTCACCGGCCAGTCGCTGGCTGAGTTCCTGGCCGGGATGGTGAAAACCTTTACCGGATTTGCGCCACTGGGCATTGTGCTGGTCGCGATGCTGGGCGTTGGGGTTGCCGAAGCGTCTGGCTTTATCAATACCGGCTTGAAGAAAATGCTGAATTTCACACCGGCCAAGTTGCTGACACCGATGCTGATCCTGGTCGCTATTGTGTCGCATACCGCGGCCGATGCCGGTTATGTGCTGGTGATCCCGCTGGGGGGGATCATCTTCCATGCTGCCGGTCGCCATCCGCTGGCCGGGATTGCGGCAGCGTTTGCCGGGGTGTCCGGCGGCTTTTCAGCGAACTTTATTCCATCCGGGATTGACCCGCTGTTGGCCGGTTTTACCCAGTCGGCAGCCCAGATCCTGGATCCGGCTTATATCGTCAACCCGCTGGCGAACCTGATGTTCACCGGGCTTTCTTCCATTGTGGTGGTTAGTATCGGCTGGTATGTGACAGAAAAAATCATTGAGCCGCGCCTGAGCAACACGGCGATCGATGACGATGCCGAAGAAGCGCCGGATCTGGGCTCTTTTACCGCCATTGAATCGAAAGCCTTTAACCGGGCCGGTTGGGCGATGGTGCTGGGGATTGTGGCCCTGATTGCTGCCGTGCTCCCGGAGTCTTCACCATTGCGTTCGCCGGAAGGCGAGATCACCGCGTTCTCGGCGCCGCTGATGCAGTCGATTGTGCCGCTGATCTTCATCCTGTTTGTGATCCCGGGTGTGGTCTATGGCCGGGTGTCCGGGACCTTCAAGTCCAGTGACGACATTATCAAGGCGATGTCGACCACCATGGGCACCATGGGCGGCTACATCGTGATGGCATTCTTCTGTGCTCAGTTCCTGGCAGCCTTCAGCCAGTCCAACCTGGGGACTCTGCTGGCGCTGTCGGGCGCGGACTTGCTGAAAGCGATGAACCTGCCAGGCCAGGTGACTATTGTCGGGATGATTCTACTGACCGCTTTTGTCAACCTGCTGGTGGGTTCGGCTTCGGCGAAGTGGGCCCTGATTGGTCCGATCCTGGTGCCGATGCTGATGGCGGTCGGGATTTCACCTGAGCTGACGCAGGCGGCGTACCGGGTTGGGGATTCGGTGTCGAATATTATTTCGCCGCTGATGGTGTTCTTCCCGCTGGTGGTGGTTTACATGCAGCGCTATGTGAAGCGTGCCGGTATTGGCACTCTGGCATCGCTGATGATGCCATACTCGATTGCGATGCTGATTGGCTGGACCTTGTTCCTGTTGGCCTACTGGGCGTTGGGGATCCCACTGGGTATCCAGGCACCTTACACGTATCAGCTGTAA
- a CDS encoding MarR family winged helix-turn-helix transcriptional regulator — translation MMMTLEQKHLALLEEAERCGQTGIKNMRMCFEVLTLASAIDRACAARLAPHRLSEGKFVLLFLLRDMTEGLAPHELAKQAGVTRATVTGLLDGLQRDGYLERHLDPKDRRRVSVRLTAQGQAMAQRLFSEHNQWISALFAGFDPQECEALSALLKRAWANLEMQEEKRNAATGER, via the coding sequence ATGATGATGACTCTGGAGCAGAAGCACCTCGCCCTCCTGGAAGAAGCGGAACGTTGCGGACAAACCGGCATCAAGAATATGCGGATGTGTTTCGAGGTTTTGACGCTGGCATCAGCCATTGACCGGGCTTGCGCCGCTCGCCTGGCCCCCCACCGCCTTTCAGAAGGGAAATTCGTGCTGCTGTTTTTGCTACGCGATATGACGGAAGGGCTGGCACCGCATGAGCTGGCCAAACAGGCCGGCGTCACACGCGCCACAGTGACAGGGCTGCTCGACGGATTACAGCGCGACGGCTATCTCGAACGCCATCTGGATCCCAAAGATCGGCGCAGGGTCTCGGTACGACTAACCGCTCAAGGCCAGGCCATGGCGCAACGCCTGTTCAGCGAACATAACCAGTGGATCAGCGCCCTGTTTGCAGGATTTGACCCGCAGGAATGTGAGGCGCTCAGTGCCCTGCTCAAACGTGCCTGGGCAAACCTCGAAATGCAAGAAGAGAAGCGCAACGCCGCTACGGGTGAACGTTGA
- a CDS encoding zinc ribbon domain-containing protein, producing MHENTCPSCQLPLSWKENGYYCDHCRHPVRKRAFCPDCEQELEKLNACGAASYFCPQCHELKSKSRVRICFELT from the coding sequence ATGCATGAGAATACCTGCCCAAGCTGCCAGCTCCCGCTAAGCTGGAAAGAGAACGGATATTACTGTGATCACTGTCGCCACCCGGTGCGGAAGCGGGCATTTTGCCCGGACTGTGAGCAGGAGCTGGAGAAGTTGAATGCCTGCGGGGCGGCCAGCTATTTCTGTCCACAGTGTCATGAACTCAAATCGAAATCCCGGGTACGGATTTGTTTTGAGCTGACCTGA
- a CDS encoding DUF6616 family protein encodes MTHYLAELYTPKPAWLALDLDARRQFFAAVGAGMSELSALGVEAIALGETNASTLHAASQQFFALWQAPDEAAIDALISGIAASGWHDYFETINASGAGDGLNGHLSQLIALN; translated from the coding sequence ATGACCCATTATCTAGCCGAACTCTACACGCCGAAACCCGCCTGGCTGGCACTTGACCTGGACGCCCGCCGTCAGTTTTTTGCGGCCGTCGGCGCAGGTATGTCCGAGCTCTCAGCGCTTGGCGTGGAAGCCATCGCCTTAGGCGAAACCAATGCTTCAACACTGCATGCCGCATCCCAGCAATTTTTCGCCCTCTGGCAAGCACCTGACGAAGCGGCGATAGACGCCCTGATCTCCGGTATCGCCGCATCGGGATGGCATGATTATTTCGAAACGATCAATGCATCAGGCGCGGGAGATGGTTTGAATGGCCATCTTTCGCAGCTAATCGCACTGAACTGA
- the xseA gene encoding exodeoxyribonuclease VII large subunit, with translation MTMFAPQTQSNDRIYTVSSLNAQVRLILENEMGVVWLIGELSNLSMPVSGHWYFTLKDSRAQVKCAMFRGNNRRVTFKPANGTQVLVKARLSLYEPRGDYQLIIESMQPEGDGRLQQQFEQLKLSLAAEGLLAQSLKQPLPEQPRRVGIVTSKTGAALHDILNVLKRRDPSLPVVIYPTLVQGDGAAISIAQAIGRANARQECDVLIVGRGGGSLEDLWAFNEEIVARTIVASQIPIVSAVGHEVDVTIADFVADVRAPTPSAAAELISRDMAHQTQQISQRKQQLRHALRHYLTAHQARLINLQHRLDRQHPQVQLNQQQQLLDELASRMERAMRQMLSNHQQHLHRNEYKLALHSPAQTLAQQASRLEQTQRRLHDAMDRRLLNAGHRLSMLAEKLETVSPLATLGRGYSITRNEQGQVIRSASQVQAGERLHTRVADGEIRSVVSES, from the coding sequence GTGACGATGTTCGCCCCACAGACCCAATCCAATGATCGCATTTATACCGTTTCCAGCCTCAATGCCCAGGTTCGTCTGATCCTGGAAAATGAAATGGGCGTCGTCTGGCTGATCGGTGAATTATCCAACCTGTCGATGCCGGTTTCAGGCCATTGGTACTTTACCCTGAAAGATTCCCGTGCCCAGGTGAAATGCGCCATGTTCCGCGGCAACAACCGCCGCGTGACGTTTAAACCGGCAAACGGAACCCAGGTGCTGGTCAAAGCCCGCCTGTCGCTGTACGAGCCGCGTGGGGATTACCAGCTGATCATCGAGAGCATGCAGCCCGAAGGGGACGGCCGACTGCAACAGCAGTTTGAGCAACTGAAACTCTCGCTGGCCGCCGAAGGACTGCTTGCCCAGTCACTCAAACAGCCCCTGCCCGAGCAACCGCGCCGGGTCGGGATCGTGACCTCGAAAACCGGGGCGGCCCTGCATGATATTCTCAACGTGCTGAAACGACGCGATCCCAGCCTGCCGGTGGTGATCTACCCGACCCTGGTCCAGGGCGACGGGGCGGCCATTTCGATCGCCCAGGCGATCGGCCGGGCCAATGCCCGCCAGGAATGTGATGTGCTGATTGTCGGGCGTGGCGGCGGCTCGCTGGAGGATTTGTGGGCCTTTAACGAAGAAATCGTTGCCCGCACCATCGTCGCCAGCCAGATCCCGATTGTCAGTGCCGTTGGCCACGAAGTGGATGTCACCATCGCCGACTTTGTCGCCGATGTCCGTGCGCCGACCCCATCAGCCGCCGCTGAGCTGATCAGCCGCGATATGGCCCATCAGACGCAGCAGATCAGCCAACGGAAGCAACAGCTCCGTCACGCCCTGCGCCATTATCTGACCGCACATCAGGCCCGGCTGATTAATTTGCAGCACCGGCTCGATCGCCAGCACCCGCAGGTCCAGCTCAACCAGCAGCAACAGCTCCTTGACGAGCTGGCCAGCCGGATGGAGCGGGCAATGCGCCAGATGCTCAGCAACCACCAGCAGCACCTGCATCGCAACGAATACAAGTTGGCACTGCACTCTCCGGCACAAACCCTGGCCCAACAAGCCAGCCGTCTGGAACAAACCCAACGCCGGTTACATGATGCCATGGACCGTCGTTTGCTCAATGCCGGCCACCGCCTGAGCATGCTGGCAGAAAAACTGGAGACCGTCAGTCCGCTGGCGACCCTCGGACGCGGTTACTCGATCACTCGTAACGAGCAGGGGCAGGTGATCCGTTCAGCCAGCCAGGTTCAGGCCGGCGAGCGCCTCCACACCCGGGTCGCCGACGGCGAGATCCGCTCGGTGGTCAGTGAGTCTTAA